The Molothrus ater isolate BHLD 08-10-18 breed brown headed cowbird chromosome 28, BPBGC_Mater_1.1, whole genome shotgun sequence genome contains a region encoding:
- the PLEKHA2 gene encoding pleckstrin homology domain-containing family A member 2 produces MPYLDRQNRICGFLDIEENETCGKFLRRYFILDTQANHLLWYMDNPQNLAIGAGAVGSLQLTYISKVSIATPKQKPKTPFCFVINALSQRYFLQASDQKDLQDWVEALNRASKITVPKGGSVPPATEITKPPVVPQAQERKTQVAYKTEIVGGVVVHTPISINQDGEGSEVGTHPLLRRSQSYIPPSATKPPAGPAPLKSGFCVKQGNVRKSWKRRYFVLDEFSISYYKCEQDKEPLRSILLKDVCKTHECLVKSGDLLMRDNLFEIITSSRTFYIQADSPEEMHSWIRAITAAVQALKTRPREMSFMRSTSVARPGGSAGPSQLRPSAEERRSSCRAPSTSSWQPWTPVPRAEGQQPGLGALPAPLRDSSVLVPALTERQAGPGTRLRHRSEPQPLKEKPFAFDLDDESIRTSDV; encoded by the exons ATGCCGTACCTGGACCGACAGAACCGGATCTGTGGCTTCCTGGACATTGAGGAAAATGAGACCTGTGGCAAGTTTCTGCGGAGGTATTTCATCCTGGACACCCAGGCCAACCACCTCTTGTGGTACATGGACAATCCTCAG AACCTGGCCATCGGAGCGGGTGCTGTCGGATCTCTGCAGCTGACCTACATCTCCAAG GTTAGCATTGCCACCCCAAAACAGAAGCCTAAAACTCCGTTCTGCTTTG TTATCAACGCTCTCTCCCAGCGCTATTTCTTGCAAGCCAGTGACCAAAAGGACCTGCAGGACTGGGTGGAGGCACTGAACAGGGCCAGTAAGATCACG GTGCCAAAGGGTGGCAGTGTCCCACCGGCCACAGAAATCACAAAGCCTCCAGTGGTGCCCCAGGCCCAGGAGAGGAAGACCCAGGTGGCCTACAAAACTGAGATTGTTGGGGGGGTGGTGGTCCACACGCCCATCTCCATCAACCAG GACGGGGAGGGCAGCGAGGTGGGCACACACCCTCTGCTGAGGCGCTCGCAGAGCTACATCCCCCCCTCGGCCACCAAGCCCCCTGCCGGGCCAGCCCCGCTCAAGAGCGGCTTCTGTGTCAAGCAGGGCAACGTG aggaagagctggaagCGGCGGTACTTTGTTCTGGATGAGTTTTCCATCAGTTACTACAAGTGTGAGCAG GACAAGGAGCCTTTGCGTTCGATTCTCTTGAAAGATGTTTGCAAGACCCACGAGTGCCTGGTCAAGTCTGG TGACCTCCTTATGCGAGACAACCTTTTTGAAATCATAACGAGCTCCAGGACCTTTTACATCCAG gcAGACAGCCCTGAGGAGATGCACAGCTGGATCCGGGCAATCACAGCCGCCGTGCAGGCCCTGAAAACCCGCCCCAGG gagatgtCCTTTATGAGATCCACCTCCGTGGCCAGGCCCGGCGGCTCCGCGGGCCCCTCACAGCTGCGGCCGTCGGCGGAGGAGCGGCGATCCTCGTGCAGGGCGCCCTCCACgagctcctggcagccctggacGCCGGTGCCGCGGGCCGAGGGGCagcagccggggctgggggcgctgccagccccgctCAGGGACTCCTCGGTGTTGGTGCCAGCGCTGACGGAGCGCCAGGCCGGGCCCGGCACGCGCCTGCGGCACCGCTCCGAGCCGCAGCCCCTCAAGGAGAAGCCGTTCGCCTTCGACCTGGATGATGAAAGCATCCGGACCTCTGATGTCTGA
- the TM2D2 gene encoding TM2 domain-containing protein 2, whose amino-acid sequence MAPPVGYALLCGQAALLLGNLLLLHGRGLPGNDTEPREMPPGPPAAAWAYSDPRAPLVLCTYLPDEFVECEEPVDHGGNATAQQELGHGCVKFGGQAHGEVDHTRVQCRALDGIECAEPRSFLRGSRPCVKYTGHYFITTLLYSFFLGCFGVDRFCLGHTGTAVGKLLTLGGLGIWWFVDLILLITGGLMPSDGSNWCTVY is encoded by the exons ATGGCGCCGCCCGTGGGGTACGCGCTGCTGTGCGGGCAGGCCGCGCTCCTGCTCGggaacctgctgctgctgcacggCCGCGGCCTCCCGGGCAACGACACCGAGCCCCGGGAGAtgccgccggggccgcccgccgccgcctgGGCTTACAGCGATCCGCGGGCGCCGCTCGTCCTCTGCACCTACCT CCCCGATGAGTTCGTGGAGTGCGAGGAGCCGGTGGACCACGGCGGGAACGCCAcggcacagcaggagctgggccacGGCTGCGTGAAG TTCGGCGGCCAGGCCCACGGCGAGGTGGATCACACGCGAGTGCAGTGCCGGGCGCTGGACGGCATCGAGTGCGCCGAGCCGCGGAGCTTCCTGCGGGGCAGCCGGCCCTGCGTCAA GTACACCGGCCACTACTTCATCACCACTCTGCTCTACTCCTTCTTCCTGGGCTGCTTCGGAGTGGATCGGTTCTGCCTGGGCCACACCGGCACCGCCGTGGGGAAGCTGCTGACCCTGGGGGGCCTGGGCATCTGGTGGTTTGTGGATCTGATTCTGCTCATCACCGGGGGGCTGATGCCCAGTGATGGCAGCAACTGGTGCACGGTGTACtga